From the Temnothorax longispinosus isolate EJ_2023e chromosome 6, Tlon_JGU_v1, whole genome shotgun sequence genome, one window contains:
- the LOC139815309 gene encoding uncharacterized protein — translation MVRSTMLFLSFIAICSLTLHTTCHARDLASAESRVSRRDVREENDDRHVDHLEPIVVSSPLAETGETDLETAATKHKGHHHESGGGHKHESHHHEEHGGKGDKGYKSHHHHDKGDSGKHDKQHHSGHHEEHGGKKKGHHDEHEKYGEHHEGEKGHKGGKFGEKKGHKKGHKTKGYHNKFHKDEYHKEHKFYDDYHKSGHHEKHGDFHGHHEKKEGHHKKGGHHHSGYHEDHHGKKGHHDKGHHDEEHKGHHGKHGHEEHHSHHDSHGKKGDHHSGKKYGYKKGH, via the coding sequence ATGGTGCGAAGTACGATGTTATTTCTGTCATTCATTGCAATATGTTCGCTCACGTTGCACACAACGTGTCACGCCCGAGATCTGGCCAGTGCGGAATCGCGCGTCAGCCGGCGCGATGTACGAGAAGAGAACGATGACCGTCATGTAGATCATTTAGAGCCCATTGTGGTGTCGTCACCGCTTGCAGAGACAGGTGAAACCGATCTCGAGACGGCAGCGACCAAACACAAGGGTCATCACCATGAATCTGGCGGTGGTCACAAACATGAATCTCACCATCACGAAGAGCACGGCGGAAAAGGCGATAAGGGATACAAGAGTCATCATCATCACGACAAAGGTGACAGCGGTAAGCACGATAAGCAGCACCACTCCGGTCATCACGAAGAACACGGAGGCAAGAAGAAAGGTCATCATGATGAGCACGAAAAATACGGCGAGCATCATGAAGGCGAGAAAGGTCATAAAGGTGGAAAGTTCGGTGAAAAGAAGGGCCACAAGAAGGGTCACAAAACTAAAGGTTATCACAACAAATTCCATAAAGACGAGTATCATAAAGAACACAAATTTTACGATGACTATCATAAGAGTGGACACCACGAGAAGCATGGTGACTTCCACGGTCATCACGAGAAGAAGGAAGGCCATCACAAGAAGGGCGGTCATCATCATTCTGGTTACCACGAAGATCACCACGGTAAGAAGGGCCACCATGACAAAGGCCATCACGACGAGGAGCATAAAGGTCATCACGGCAAGCACGGCCACGAGGAACATCACTCCCATCACGATTCGCACGGCAAGAAAGGCGATCACCATTCCGGAAAAAAGTATGGCTATAAGAAGGGACATTAG
- the LOC139814040 gene encoding uncharacterized protein, which yields MFPLRRALPLITILVAVYIATNCVTTAREITRNYDDLQVAASHHHEHGGGEEHHSHHHHKHGDHGHKGYKHHHHHGKGEKGHHDKEHHHGHHDEHGGHKKHHHHDDGHHKEHHHGEKGEKGHKFHEKGHYGKGHSTHGHHEVKKKDEYKKDKEFFDEHHDHGHHDEHGGHHHEHGHKKGGHFKKGHHDHHHHEGHHGKKGHHEKGHHHHDHKGHKGHHDHHEHHHHHHHHGKKGGHEDHKHWGYKKGH from the coding sequence atgtTTCCTTTACGTCGTGCATTGCCACTGATAACAATTCTTGTGGCAGTTTATATTGCCACTAATTGCGTGACCACCGCACGTGAAATTACCAGGAATTACGACGATCTTCAGGTAGCCGCCAGTCATCATCACGAGCATGGTGGCGGGGAGGAGCATCATTCTCATCATCATCATAAACATGGCGACCATGGTCACAAGGGTTATAAGCACCACCATCATCACGGAAAGGGTGAAAAAGGACATCATGACAAAGAGCATCATCATGGGCACCACGATGAGCACGGAGGACATAAGAAGCATCATCATCATGACGATGGTCATCACAAGGAGCATCATCATGGCGAAAAAGGGGAGAAGGGTCATAAATTCCACGAGAAGGGACACTACGGCAAAGGCCACAGCACTCATGGTCATCACGAAGTGAAGAAGAAAGACGAATACAAGAAAGACAAAGAATTCTTCGACGAACATCACGATCATGGTCATCACGATGAGCACGGTGGCCATCATCATGAACACGGACACAAGAAAGGTGGCCACTTTAAGAAAGGACATCATGACCATCATCATCACGAGGGTCATCACGGTAAGAAGGGTCACCATGAGAAAGGCCACCATCATCATGATCATAAGGGACATAAAGGTCACCACGATCATCATGAGCATCATCATCACCATCACCATCATGGCAAGAAGGGCGGCCACGAAGATCATAAGCACTGGGGTTACAAGAAGGGACATTGA
- the LOC139815285 gene encoding uncharacterized protein has translation MAKYVGPCLFLGLAVICTVIAISSARDVRSMRGDLEVAGTHHHHHGHHHEHGGGHEHHSHHHGEHGEEGHKGHKGHHHHEEGEHGHHGKEHHEGHHHEHGGHKKGHHDEHDEHGSHHEHEHGHKESKFGHGKGHKKGEKTHGYHHKSHKDEFHKEHKFYDDHHKGGHHEKHGDHHEHHHGKEGHHKKGGHHHSGHHEDHHGKKGHHDKGHYDEDHHGHHGKHGHEEHHHHHEDHGKKSEHHGGKKHGYSSGHGHHGHHHHH, from the coding sequence ATGGCTAAATACGTAGGTCCATGCTTGTTTCTGGGATTGGCTGTGATATGCACGGTCATCGCTATATCTTCGGCGCGAGATGTTCGGAGTATGAGAGGAGATTTGGAGGTGGCCGGTACTCATCATCATCACCATGGCCATCATCACGAACATGGCGGAGGTCATGAGCATCATTCTCATCATCACGGAGAACACGGTGAGGAGGGCCATAAAGGGCATAAGGGCCATCATCATCATGAAGAGGGAGAACACGGCCATCATGGTAAAGAACATCATGAGGGTCATCATCACGAGCATGGTGGTCATAAGAAGGGTCATCACGACGAGCATGATGAGCATGGTAGCCACCATGAGCACGAACACGGCCATAAAGAGTCGAAATTCGGCCATGGAAAGGGTCACAAGAAAGGCGAGAAGACTCATGGCTATCATCATAAATCCCATAAAGATGAATTCCATAAGGAACACAAGTTCTACGATGATCATCATAAAGGTGGCCACCATGAAAAGCATGGCGATCATCATGAGCATCACCATGGCAAGGAAGGTCATCACAAGAAGGGCGGACATCATCATTCTGGCCACCATGAAGATCACCACGGTAAGAAGGGCCATCATGATAAAGGACATTATGATGAAGATCACCATGGTCATCATGGCAAACATGGTCACGAAGAGCACCACCACCATCACGAAGATCATGGAAAGAAGAGTGAACATCATGGCGGCAAAAAGCATGGTTATTCGAGCGGTCACGGTCATCACGGtcaccatcatcatcattaa
- the LOC139815493 gene encoding uncharacterized protein: protein MSRLAAICLLAVCIASHCVIFAREISRTHYDDLQVAATHHHHESGHGGEHHSGHHHEHGGKGDEGYKSEHHHEKGEKGHHDKEGHSGHYHEDEGHKKHHHHDDGYYGEHHKGEKGEKGHKFHEKGHYGKGHNTKGHHEVHKLDEFKKDKEFFDEHHDHGHHEEHGGHHHEHGHKKGGHFKKGHHDHHHHEDHYGKKGHHEKGHHHHDHKGHKGHGGHDEHHHHHHHHGKKGGHEDHKHWGFKKGH, encoded by the coding sequence ATGAGCAGATTGGCGGCGATCTGCCTGCTGGCAGTATGTATCGCCTCTCATTGCGTGATCTTCGCACGCGAGATCAGCAGGACACATTACGACGATCTACAGGTAGCCGCTACTCACCATCATCATGAGAGCGGCCATGGCGGAGAGCATCATTCCGGTCACCACCATGAACATGGCGGGAAAGGCGATGAAGGCTACAAGTCGGAGCACCATCatgaaaaaggagaaaagggaCATCACGATAAAGAAGGCCATTCCGGACATTATCACGAGGATGAAGGCCATAAGAAACATCATCATCACGATGATGGCTATTATGGCGAACACCATAAGGGCGAGAAAGGAGAGAAGGGTCACAAATTCCACGAGAAAGGGCACTACGGTAAAGGCCACAACACAAAGGGCCATCACGAGGTTCACAAACTCGACGAGTTTAAGAAGGATAAGGAATTCTTCGACGAACATCATGATCATGGTCACCATGAGGAACATGGTGGTCATCATCATGAACACGGACACAAAAAAGGCGGCCACTTTAAGAAAGGGCATCATGACCATCATCATCACGAGGATCATTATGGCAAGAAGGGTCATCATGAGAAAGGACATCACCATCATGATCATAAGGGTCACAAAGGCCATGGCGGACACGACGAGCATCATCATCACCATCATCATCATGGCAAGAAAGGCGGCCATGAAGACCATAAGCACTGGGGATTCAAAAAGGGACATTAA